One Xylanivirga thermophila DNA window includes the following coding sequences:
- a CDS encoding alpha-L-arabinofuranosidase C-terminal domain-containing protein produces the protein MLIIDESGSWYDTEPGTNPGFLFQQNTLRDALIAGISLNIFNSHSDRVQMANIAQTINVL, from the coding sequence ATATTAATCATAGATGAGTCTGGTAGCTGGTATGATACAGAACCCGGTACAAATCCAGGATTCTTATTCCAACAAAATACATTGCGCGATGCATTAATCGCCGGAATCAGTCTTAATATATTCAATAGTCATTCTGATAGAGTTCAGATGGCAAATATAGCCCAGACAATTAATGTGCTTTAG
- a CDS encoding DUF6171 family protein, which translates to MLNFSDCKGCSANVHISKEEINRAIAILHKNKNTKFVDDKTYEFRLGQCRNCEFLEYETTCLKCGCIVQIRAKLADSSCPYAKERKW; encoded by the coding sequence ATGCTTAATTTTTCAGACTGTAAAGGTTGTTCTGCAAATGTCCATATATCTAAGGAGGAGATAAACAGAGCAATTGCAATTCTACATAAAAACAAAAATACAAAATTTGTCGATGATAAAACGTACGAATTTCGGCTTGGACAGTGTAGAAATTGTGAGTTTCTCGAATATGAAACTACTTGTCTTAAATGTGGATGCATTGTACAGATTCGGGCTAAACTTGCTGATTCTTCATGTCCATATGCTAAAGAGCGCAAGTGGTGA
- the arfA gene encoding arabinosylfuranosidase ArfA, whose translation MANTQKAMMIVDKHYKIGKVDPRLYGSFIEHLGRAVYEGIYEPDHPKADVRGFRKDVLELVCELNVPIVRYPGGNFVSGYNWEDGIGPVEERPSRLELAWRVIETNEVGLNEFCEWANKANTEVMMAVNLGTRGIQDAKNILEYCNHPGGTYWSDLRKKHGYRDPYNIKVWCLGNEMDGPWQIGHKTAEEYGRIAYETAKVMKWVDPEIELVACGSSSSKMPTFPEWEATVLEHTYDYVDYLSLHIYYGNQDNNTPNFLANSLDMDEFIKTVISTCDYVKAKKRSKKKINLSFDEWNVWYHSNEADSKLEPWCMAPHQLEDIYNLEDALLVGCMLITLLKHVDRVKIGCLAQLVNVIAPIMTEKGGLAWRQTIYYPFMHASNYGRGTVLNPIIDAPKYDTKDYMDVPIIEAIAVENDDKDELTIFAVNRDMEDGVDLECTIAGYEGYKIKEHIVLDGDDVKASNTLENPNRIVPRNLSNAQIDGEMLFVNLPRLSWNVIRLAK comes from the coding sequence ATGGCAAATACTCAAAAAGCAATGATGATAGTTGATAAGCACTATAAAATAGGCAAAGTTGATCCTAGACTCTATGGTTCATTCATAGAACATCTAGGAAGAGCGGTATACGAAGGTATATATGAGCCAGACCATCCAAAAGCAGATGTTAGAGGCTTTAGGAAAGATGTATTGGAACTTGTGTGCGAATTGAATGTACCAATAGTTAGATATCCTGGGGGGAATTTTGTATCAGGATATAACTGGGAAGATGGTATTGGCCCTGTAGAAGAGAGACCTAGCAGACTCGAGCTTGCATGGCGTGTTATAGAAACTAATGAAGTAGGTTTGAATGAATTTTGTGAATGGGCAAATAAAGCAAATACCGAAGTTATGATGGCAGTTAATTTAGGCACTAGGGGAATACAAGATGCAAAGAATATATTAGAATATTGTAACCATCCTGGAGGAACATATTGGAGTGATTTAAGAAAGAAACATGGTTATAGGGATCCATACAATATCAAAGTATGGTGTCTAGGGAATGAAATGGACGGTCCTTGGCAAATAGGACATAAGACGGCAGAAGAATATGGACGTATTGCCTATGAAACGGCAAAGGTAATGAAATGGGTTGATCCAGAAATAGAGCTTGTAGCATGTGGAAGTTCTTCTTCAAAAATGCCTACTTTTCCAGAGTGGGAGGCTACTGTATTAGAGCATACATATGATTATGTTGATTATCTATCCCTTCATATATATTACGGCAATCAAGATAATAATACTCCAAACTTTTTAGCCAATTCCCTTGATATGGATGAATTTATAAAGACGGTCATATCTACTTGTGATTATGTTAAAGCCAAAAAACGTAGTAAGAAGAAAATAAACCTTTCATTTGATGAATGGAATGTGTGGTATCACTCTAATGAAGCTGATAGCAAATTAGAGCCATGGTGTATGGCACCTCATCAGCTAGAGGATATATATAATTTAGAAGATGCTTTACTAGTCGGATGTATGCTTATAACGCTGTTAAAACATGTTGATAGGGTTAAAATAGGGTGTCTAGCACAGCTTGTGAATGTAATAGCTCCTATAATGACTGAAAAAGGAGGTCTAGCTTGGAGGCAAACTATTTATTATCCTTTTATGCATGCTTCAAATTATGGTAGAGGTACAGTTTTAAATCCTATTATAGATGCACCGAAATATGATACTAAAGATTATATGGATGTACCTATAATTGAAGCAATAGCAGTAGAAAATGATGACAAAGATGAGCTTACCATATTTGCAGTAAATAGGGATATGGAAGATGGGGTTGATCTTGAGTGTACAATAGCAGGTTATGAAGGGTATAAGATAAAAGAACATATTGTACTTGATGGAGATGATGTAAAAGCAAGTAATACGCTTGAAAATCCTAATAGAATAGTACCAAGAAATTTAAGTAATGCCCAAATTGATGGTGAGATGCTATTTGTAAATCTTCCAAGGCTTTCATGGAATGTTATAAGGCTAGCAAAATAG
- a CDS encoding iron-containing alcohol dehydrogenase, which produces MKLSLDNIAQLTIDDLLNKEFECQCGKLHSVSIDRVIIGKNAVNKLPDVLKSFNYNRIFMVADSNTYRVAGKNVENILLSLDFALSSIIYQRGSVLVPDERAIGEFMLNYNRNTDVIVAVGSGVINDISKYMSFILGVPYIIIATAPSMDGYTSDCSAFIINNTKISIPSSPPKVIIGDIEILKNAPMEMILSGLGDMVGKYSALRDWKIGHIVTGEYYCEVIRKIVETSVTKCVQGVQGFKSRDEEDNPIFSY; this is translated from the coding sequence ATGAAGTTGAGTCTAGATAATATAGCCCAATTAACTATAGATGACCTTTTAAATAAGGAGTTTGAATGTCAGTGTGGCAAGTTGCATAGTGTTAGCATTGACAGAGTTATAATAGGGAAAAATGCTGTTAATAAATTGCCAGATGTACTTAAAAGTTTTAATTATAATCGTATATTTATGGTGGCTGATAGTAACACATATAGGGTAGCTGGCAAAAATGTAGAAAATATATTGTTATCATTAGATTTTGCATTAAGTAGTATCATATATCAAAGGGGAAGTGTTCTTGTCCCTGATGAACGTGCTATTGGTGAATTTATGTTAAATTACAATAGAAATACAGATGTAATAGTGGCAGTGGGTTCAGGGGTAATAAATGATATATCTAAATATATGAGTTTTATACTAGGTGTTCCATATATAATAATAGCTACAGCGCCTTCCATGGATGGTTATACTTCCGATTGTTCTGCTTTTATAATAAATAACACTAAGATATCTATACCGTCTTCTCCGCCCAAGGTTATAATAGGAGACATAGAGATACTAAAAAATGCACCAATGGAGATGATATTATCTGGACTTGGGGATATGGTGGGGAAGTATTCTGCCCTTAGAGATTGGAAAATAGGGCATATAGTAACAGGTGAATATTATTGTGAAGTGATCAGAAAAATCGTTGAAACATCAGTAACCAAATGTGTACAAGGAGTACAAGGTTTTAAAAGCCGGGATGAAGAAGATAACCCTATATTTTCATATTGA
- a CDS encoding ABC transporter permease, with protein sequence MFIQSFRMAIKSIASNKVRSFLTILGVIIGVIAVVVLVAIGQGTTSQVTSNIEGMGTNLLTVNIRTQRSNPITMDDLNKLVNSNVFISGIAPMISQSATVKAGNITYEDSTIEATTPEYSEIKNYPVFQGRFLKQPDIDNRSFVAVVGTEVADELFGTRNVIGEKISYNGYVFTIVGVLEEKGSSSLGSNDSKIIIPFTLGERILFQKGIRTFYASATSGDTVDMAQVSLKNYLNRIFDSDTDAYNLFSQSEILDTLSETTRTLTLMLGGIAAISLLVGGIGIMNIMLVSVSERTREIGIRKAIGAARENILSQFLIEALVISLLGGCLGLLIAWILIIILSKIMNMTLVMSGSTALLAVCFSLVIGIVFGLYPANKASKLNPIDALRYEG encoded by the coding sequence ATGTTTATACAATCATTTAGAATGGCAATAAAGTCAATTGCATCAAATAAGGTGCGTTCCTTTCTTACCATATTAGGTGTGATTATAGGAGTCATTGCAGTAGTTGTATTAGTTGCTATTGGACAAGGGACGACTTCACAGGTAACATCTAATATTGAGGGGATGGGTACCAATCTTTTAACTGTTAATATAAGAACCCAACGTAGTAACCCCATTACTATGGATGATTTAAATAAATTAGTAAATTCTAATGTATTTATTAGTGGTATTGCACCTATGATAAGTCAGTCCGCTACTGTAAAAGCAGGTAATATCACCTATGAGGATTCTACCATTGAGGCAACAACACCTGAATATAGCGAAATCAAAAATTATCCAGTATTTCAGGGGAGATTTTTAAAACAGCCAGATATAGACAATAGAAGTTTTGTTGCAGTTGTTGGTACGGAGGTGGCAGATGAGCTTTTCGGTACACGAAATGTTATTGGAGAGAAAATATCATATAATGGATATGTATTTACAATTGTAGGTGTGCTTGAAGAAAAAGGTAGTTCATCTTTAGGCTCTAACGATTCAAAAATTATAATTCCATTTACACTAGGTGAACGCATACTTTTTCAAAAAGGTATACGTACATTCTATGCATCGGCAACTTCGGGCGATACAGTAGATATGGCTCAGGTATCACTTAAAAATTATCTTAATAGAATATTTGATAGTGATACTGATGCATATAATTTATTTAGTCAATCGGAGATACTCGATACTTTAAGTGAAACCACTAGAACCCTTACTCTTATGTTAGGTGGAATTGCTGCTATCAGCCTACTTGTTGGTGGTATAGGTATAATGAACATAATGCTTGTTTCAGTATCTGAGCGTACAAGGGAGATAGGCATAAGAAAGGCTATAGGTGCAGCAAGGGAGAATATATTGAGCCAATTTTTGATAGAGGCTTTAGTTATAAGCCTTCTGGGTGGATGTCTAGGGTTATTAATTGCATGGATACTTATAATTATTTTATCTAAAATAATGAATATGACTCTTGTAATGTCGGGGAGTACGGCACTTTTGGCTGTATGCTTTTCTTTGGTAATTGGCATTGTATTTGGACTATATCCGGCAAATAAGGCAAGTAAACTAAATCCTATTGATGCACTTAGGTATGAAGGATGA